A genomic stretch from Anaerolinea thermophila UNI-1 includes:
- a CDS encoding C4-dicarboxylate transporter/malic acid transport family protein gives MSVQSSRQEILRTFHPGWFGAVMGTAILATILSLNPAGLVALKPVLQAAAVGFHLFALILLIGLLIPTVYRWIVYPQESLQDLKHPIFGAMFATLPAGFLVLASATASAGKLWLPPSVSTSLLIILSGIGTVLGFAFSVAFTYFLFLNPEVRKDQANGAWFIPPVTNIIIPLALLSLIPLAPESFQNPLYALSIAFWGAGFFLFLMVAAILYERLIFHSLPPAGMIPSLWIGLGPLGVGGLVLLRLAQAGTSFLGEAMTIFLPLASVAALALWGLGIWWLGVVLPITLRAEKHGGIPYNPGWWGYIFPGGAFTALTLSLARTLQSAFFETLGALFALGLLLLWIRVFWNTLKAIQKGTAWKRG, from the coding sequence ATGTCTGTCCAAAGCTCTCGACAGGAAATTCTGCGTACCTTCCACCCCGGCTGGTTTGGCGCTGTAATGGGAACTGCAATCCTCGCCACCATTCTCTCGCTCAACCCTGCCGGTCTCGTTGCTCTCAAGCCAGTATTGCAAGCCGCTGCTGTGGGGTTTCATCTCTTCGCACTGATCTTACTAATCGGATTGCTGATCCCCACTGTATATCGCTGGATCGTTTACCCTCAAGAAAGCCTGCAAGACCTCAAACATCCCATCTTCGGAGCCATGTTTGCAACCTTGCCGGCAGGCTTCCTGGTATTAGCCAGTGCTACTGCCAGCGCAGGAAAACTCTGGCTTCCTCCTTCTGTTTCCACCAGTCTGCTGATTATCCTGAGCGGTATTGGGACAGTACTTGGGTTTGCCTTCAGTGTGGCTTTCACGTATTTTCTGTTTCTCAATCCGGAGGTGCGCAAAGACCAAGCCAACGGGGCGTGGTTTATTCCGCCGGTAACCAACATCATCATTCCACTGGCTTTGCTTTCCCTCATTCCTCTTGCGCCGGAATCCTTTCAGAATCCTCTATATGCTCTTTCAATTGCCTTCTGGGGTGCGGGATTTTTCCTTTTCCTGATGGTAGCGGCAATTCTCTATGAACGGCTCATCTTTCATTCCCTGCCACCTGCCGGAATGATTCCCTCCCTGTGGATTGGTTTGGGTCCCCTTGGCGTAGGCGGCCTGGTGCTCTTGCGTCTGGCACAAGCCGGGACTTCCTTCCTGGGTGAAGCCATGACGATCTTCCTGCCACTCGCCAGCGTAGCGGCACTGGCCCTGTGGGGCTTGGGCATTTGGTGGCTGGGGGTCGTTCTGCCCATCACCCTCCGGGCGGAAAAACATGGAGGTATCCCATACAATCCTGGCTGGTGGGGGTATATTTTTCCCGGCGGGGCATTTACTGCGCTGACGTTATCCCTCGCCCGAACCCTGCAGTCTGCTTTCTTTGAAACGCTGGGAGCGCTTTTTGCACTGGGGTTGCTTTTGTTGTGGATTCGCGTGTTCTGGAATACCCTCAAAGCCATCCAAAAAGGAACAGCGTGGAAAAGAGGATAA
- a CDS encoding Hpt domain-containing protein, translated as MINPEPLDKLRKFFGAEGESFVREVVTRYLQGVEGMLTDLERFLQQQDTVQFARVAHTLKGNSASVGAEEVSSLAAELEMMGRNGDLSGAPEKILLLRNAFSIAKNELEQMLRGKAP; from the coding sequence ATGATTAATCCTGAGCCATTGGACAAATTACGGAAGTTCTTCGGGGCAGAAGGGGAATCCTTTGTCCGAGAGGTCGTTACGCGCTACCTTCAGGGCGTAGAAGGGATGCTTACCGATTTGGAGCGTTTTCTGCAACAGCAGGACACCGTTCAGTTCGCCCGGGTTGCGCATACTCTGAAAGGCAATAGCGCCTCGGTGGGTGCTGAGGAAGTTTCTTCCCTGGCGGCAGAATTGGAGATGATGGGCAGAAATGGCGATCTGAGCGGAGCCCCTGAAAAAATTCTGCTTCTCCGAAATGCTTTTTCAATCGCTAAAAATGAATTGGAGCAGATGCTCCGAGGGAAGGCCCCCTGA
- a CDS encoding carboxypeptidase-like regulatory domain-containing protein translates to MPQEQSPSLETYRKGLPVEKKSNSSTGRKRFRSLLVGMAVIIIILAAINFFQSPAAKTLAGTGSVQGIVVNKDGKPLNAEIFITGTKWQTSTNADGQFSLTLPAGNYSLVVARNGMGNEYPISVQRGKTQDLGTIVLVSTPSPGD, encoded by the coding sequence ATGCCACAAGAACAATCACCTTCTCTGGAAACCTATCGCAAGGGATTGCCTGTGGAGAAAAAGAGCAATTCATCCACCGGCAGAAAGCGCTTTCGGTCTTTACTGGTGGGGATGGCAGTAATCATTATAATTTTAGCCGCCATTAACTTTTTCCAGAGCCCTGCAGCCAAAACGCTTGCAGGTACAGGCAGCGTTCAGGGAATCGTGGTGAACAAAGATGGGAAACCTTTGAATGCCGAGATTTTCATCACTGGGACAAAATGGCAAACCAGCACAAATGCTGATGGACAATTTTCTCTCACTCTTCCGGCAGGAAACTATTCGCTGGTAGTAGCGCGCAACGGTATGGGAAATGAATATCCCATTTCCGTTCAACGGGGAAAGACACAGGACTTGGGTACGATTGTGCTGGTTTCCACCCCCAGTCCGGGAGACTGA
- a CDS encoding family 16 glycoside hydrolase — translation MVRRGYREQGQGLIEYALFVALLLVAVYLSLQAMGLSLRDAFTLVYCGISRSNACQTLFSDDFNNLNAWTIVRGIWKTQDGKLLAGPGEGRIFRDLPQKDYVISLNGAQLFQGNGYGIFFRATNPNAVNGYSFQYDPGYGGFIFRKWVNGSEISPPFAVAKAPSFDWYSQPRNIQLVVQGNTYIAYVDGVKVLEARDNTYTEGGMGLRTWDNSTISVDQVTVNSVK, via the coding sequence ATGGTTAGAAGAGGATATCGAGAACAAGGACAGGGTTTAATCGAATACGCCCTTTTTGTGGCGCTTCTGCTGGTCGCCGTTTATCTCAGTTTGCAAGCCATGGGACTCAGCCTGCGTGACGCTTTTACCCTGGTGTACTGTGGAATCAGCCGCTCCAACGCCTGTCAAACCCTTTTCAGCGATGACTTTAATAATCTGAATGCCTGGACGATTGTGCGCGGTATCTGGAAGACCCAGGACGGCAAGTTGCTGGCAGGTCCTGGAGAAGGAAGGATTTTCCGTGACCTCCCCCAGAAAGATTATGTTATCTCGTTAAACGGAGCCCAATTGTTTCAGGGCAATGGCTATGGCATCTTTTTCCGTGCTACCAACCCGAATGCCGTCAACGGGTATTCTTTTCAATACGACCCGGGATATGGGGGGTTCATCTTCCGAAAATGGGTCAATGGCAGTGAAATCAGCCCGCCTTTTGCCGTTGCCAAAGCCCCTTCATTCGACTGGTACAGCCAGCCACGAAATATCCAGTTAGTCGTTCAGGGGAACACGTACATTGCCTATGTGGATGGGGTTAAGGTCCTGGAAGCCCGTGATAACACCTATACTGAGGGCGGTATGGGACTGCGCACCTGGGATAATTCCACCATCAGCGTCGATCAGGTAACGGTCAATTCGGTGAAATGA
- a CDS encoding response regulator, which yields MPEKILVVDDDALMRLMVTKTLSTEGFEFLEAENGVQAVEKAIAHQPDLIIMDVNMPEMDGYEACQRIRSNPITSAIPIILVTSLSTVEDKIKGFDSGADDYIPKPFDPIELTMRVNVLLRRMARIKATVKAPEVRPGKVIAFFSLRGGIGTTTLATNTAIALTRLWGTPTALVDLVLACGQCALMMNIPPRNSWADLARIPNEEIDIEVLRNVLRPHESGVLVLVAPNHPEEGEMIDGPKVSHVLDLLKKEYPYIILDLPHEFCEKTLAGLDTADEIWLLLAPELASVRATLLAMETFQMLNYPLERVKLLLNWTFERRGLARKAIEKTLKREIDVVIPYASEPLVKSINLGVPAVLDDTNPPLVALFENFAYLLSREDHKNNPPVNPTPTYQRVMEYLAEKNSHG from the coding sequence ATGCCCGAAAAGATTCTTGTGGTAGATGACGATGCGTTGATGCGTCTGATGGTCACAAAGACCCTCTCGACCGAGGGCTTTGAATTTCTCGAAGCCGAAAACGGGGTACAAGCCGTCGAGAAAGCCATTGCCCATCAGCCCGACTTAATCATTATGGACGTCAATATGCCGGAGATGGACGGGTACGAAGCCTGTCAGCGCATCCGTTCCAATCCGATTACCTCAGCCATCCCCATTATTCTGGTCACCTCACTTTCAACGGTTGAAGACAAAATCAAGGGCTTTGACTCGGGCGCCGATGATTACATCCCCAAGCCATTCGACCCCATTGAACTTACCATGCGGGTGAATGTGCTGCTTCGCCGTATGGCTCGCATCAAAGCCACAGTGAAGGCTCCAGAGGTACGTCCGGGGAAGGTGATTGCTTTCTTCTCTCTCAGAGGGGGTATTGGCACAACCACCCTGGCTACCAACACAGCGATTGCGCTGACACGACTCTGGGGTACACCCACTGCCCTGGTGGACTTGGTGCTGGCATGTGGACAATGTGCGCTGATGATGAACATCCCACCACGCAATTCCTGGGCAGATCTGGCACGCATTCCCAATGAAGAGATAGACATTGAAGTCCTGCGGAATGTGCTCCGTCCCCATGAAAGTGGAGTTCTGGTGCTGGTAGCCCCCAATCACCCTGAAGAGGGGGAAATGATTGACGGACCCAAAGTGTCCCATGTGCTGGACTTGCTGAAAAAAGAATACCCCTATATCATCCTGGATCTGCCCCATGAGTTCTGCGAGAAAACCCTCGCCGGACTGGACACAGCCGATGAAATCTGGTTGTTGCTGGCGCCGGAATTAGCCTCGGTGCGGGCCACCTTGCTTGCAATGGAAACTTTCCAAATGCTCAACTACCCCCTGGAGCGTGTCAAGTTACTGCTGAACTGGACCTTTGAACGTCGCGGGTTGGCACGAAAAGCCATTGAAAAGACCCTGAAACGGGAAATCGACGTGGTGATTCCATATGCTTCAGAGCCTCTGGTCAAATCCATTAATTTGGGTGTGCCGGCAGTCCTGGATGACACCAACCCCCCTCTGGTTGCCCTCTTTGAAAATTTTGCCTATCTCTTGAGCCGGGAAGATCACAAGAATAACCCGCCCGTCAATCCAACCCCAACCTATCAGCGGGTGATGGAGTACCTTGCGGAGAAGAACAGCCATGGTTAG